The following coding sequences lie in one Haematobia irritans isolate KBUSLIRL chromosome 3, ASM5000362v1, whole genome shotgun sequence genomic window:
- the LOC142231231 gene encoding uncharacterized protein LOC142231231, with amino-acid sequence MGGLWEAGVKSLKTHLKKVAGTYKYTFEEFSTLLIRIESILNSRPLSPISEDPSELAPLTPGHLIRGAALTAIPEDISDDLSLLNRWQRLKIIQLHFAKRWKTEYICELQRRYKWKTVQSNLKEDDFVIVRDDQLPPTEWRLGRVIKVFRGNDSNVRVAEIRTKNGNIVRPLSKLCILPSI; translated from the coding sequence ATGGGAGGTTTGTGGGAAGCGGGggtaaaaagtttgaaaactcACCTAAAAAAGGTTGCCGGTACTTATAAATATACCTTTGAAGagttttctactttacttattcGCATTGAAAGTATCTTGAACTCACGCCCGTTATCCCCTATCAGTGAAGACCCATCGGAATTGGCACCGTTGACACCAGGCCACCTGATCAGGGGTGCTGCGCTAACTGCTATCCCCGAAGATATATCTGATGATCTCTCATTGTTGAATCGTTGGCAAAGACTGAAGATAATCCAATTACACTTTGCCAAACGTTGGAAAACGGAATATATTTGCGAGCTTCAACGCCGATATAAATGGAAAACCGTAcaaagcaatcttaaggaagaTGATTTCGTAATAGTAAGGGACGATCAATTACCGCCTACTGAATGGCGTCTTGGTCGAGTGATAAAGGTTTTTCGTGGTAATGACTCGAATGTTCGTGTTGCGGAAATCAGGACTAAAAACGGAAATATTGTTCGACCTTTAAGTAAATTATGTATATTGCCCAGTATCTAA
- the LOC142231232 gene encoding dihydrolipoyllysine-residue acetyltransferase component of pyruvate dehydrogenase complex, mitochondrial-like produces MAHYYVTVECQVDNLMKLRSKINKKYEKQGVKVSVNDFIIKATAIACRKVPESNSYWMGNVIRQFDNVDVSVAVSTDRGLITPIIFGADRKGVIDISKEIKELAGRARENKLKPQEFQGGTVSVSNLGMFGVTQFSAVINPPQSCILAIGTTSKKLLPDPDSLKGFKEVNVMNVTLSADHRTVDGAVAAKWLQYFRDFIEDLLFVTGKR; encoded by the exons ATGGCTCATTACTATGTCACCGTAGAGTGCCAAGTGGACAATCTCATGAAACTTCGCTCGAAGATCAACAAGAAATACGAGAAACAAGGCGTTAAAGTATCTGTCAATGATTTTATCATTAAAGCCACTGCCATTGCTTGTCGTAAGGTGCCAGAATCCAATAGCTATTGGATGGGAAATGTAATCAGACAATTTGATAATGTTGATGTCTCCGTGGCTGTATCAACTGATCGTGGTTTAATAACTCCAATAATCTTCGGTGCTGATCGCAAGGGTGTCATTGATATTTCCAAAGAGATCAAGGAATTGGCTGGTAGAGCCAGGGAAAACAAATTGAAACCACAAGAATTCCAAGGTGGCACTGTCAGTGTTTCGAATTTGGGCATGTTCGGCGTTACACAATTCAGTGCTGTGATTAATCCACCACAGTCGTGCATTTTGGCAATTGGCACAACTTCCAAGAAACTCCTACCCGATCCCGATAGTCTGAAAGGCTTTAAAGAAGTCAACGTTATGAATGTAACACTTTCCGCCGACCATAGAACTGTTGATGGTGCTGTCGCTGCCAAATGGTTACAATATTTCCGCGATTTCATTGAAGATCTTTTATTTG TTACTGGAAAACGTTAA
- the LOC142229174 gene encoding uncharacterized protein LOC142229174 codes for MEKSNTSSVPKCKVCHERHFLKDCLTFSKMTVIERREITKQKNFCFNCLCASHTREWCPSRKTCIVCNRHHHTMLHTEYTPQSHQQKQSFLRSIYQKSRRSPSTSTRTKQNEHNRKAASSQRKSSSKSYVSDRLSNRNRTHIFLPTALARVLSPQGPMKARLILNSGAAQTVISTGLVERLRLPTTYKGNKRFCTINLLSYHDKSAKVQISGEVRSQLNTTFPEATTDKKLMNVYNHLTDLADPNFFNPTNIEIMLANDLIPHILRAGLIQTSTSMPIAQSTVFGWTISGPCHF; via the exons ATGGAGAAAAG CAATACTTCCAGCGTACCCAAATGCAAGGTGTGCCACGAGAGACATTTTTTGAAGGATTGTCTCACATTTTCCAAAATGACTGTCATCGAGCGAAGAGAAATAACCAAACAAAAGaacttttgttttaattgtctATGCGCATCACATACCCGAGAATGGTGTCCATCTCGGAAAACATGCATCGTATGTAATCGTCATCATCACACGATGCTGCACACCGAATACACTCCTCAATCCCACCAGCAAAAACAAAGCTTCCTGCGttcaatttatcaaaaatcaAGACGTAGCCCCTCTACATCAACCAGAACGAAACAAAACGAACATAATCGAAAAGCAGCAAGTAGCCAACGAAAATCCAGTTCGAAATCTTACGTAAGCGATCGCCTTAGCAACCGCAACCGAACTCATATTTTCTTGCCCACAGCTCTGGCTAGAGTTCTCAGTCCACAAGGTCCCATGAAGGCGCGGCTTATACTTAATTCGGGCGCAGCACAAACTGTAATTTCGACTGGCCTGGTTGAAAGACTGCGTTTGCCTACCACATATAAAGGAAACAAACGTTTCTGTACCATAAATTTATTGTCATACCATGATAAATCAGCCAAAGTCCAAATTTCTGGAGAAGTAAGGTCGCAGCTTAATACTACATTTCCCGAAGCTACCACTGATAAGAAGTTAATGAATGTTTATAATCACTTAACCGATCTTGCCGATCCCAATTTCTTTAATCCGACCAATATTGAAATAATGCTTGCCAACGATCTAATTCCACATATTTTACGAGCCGGTCTTATCCAAACTTCCACATCTATGCCAATAGCTCAAAGCACGGTTTTTGGCTGGACCATATCTGGGCCTTGTCATTTTTAA
- the LOC142231233 gene encoding uncharacterized protein LOC142231233, whose protein sequence is MAARRKFLFDYQQVVSFCDQNEKLDHKTSTVQFLEVQDLELDRRWTALLSSYETFILEDEREQIDPNDINIKKFEDASSKYQVCKAKILSSICERTNHAHPDQSVDTPPNRQYVTSLKLPPCDTPPFEGGYAKWPAFRDIFSAVFGNHPHLSPAQKLYHLRGKTRGEAYDIVKKFELVDSNFELAWEALKNRYENKRILVNQQMKRLFGITSVQNESPKSIRLVQNAINDSIAIFRSYEIEVDNWDPVLIHLASSKISDETLRAWEDSLNNHKELPTWEQMNSFLSKRIEKLETIMDFKRPNNKDGHNSKSQSFHMHSDGDGNKQFCKKCKQNHFLTACKYFKSLSPKHRIQYVMKQKFCLNCLSPHHFKPECTSTKLCAKCNQKHHTLLHVEAQDKETHETQIFETHDSTLQEVEHPRSFTDQTFLSTSKTTKETYTLFTKKDGTTILPTAIVHVAHCGELFAVRALLDSGSERSFITTRIQQKLRIPLYNHNSQVSGLGGTVVSSSKGKCRLKLQSRYSNFHIGIEAVVVSRIAHLLPSRPIKTKLLEEVKTMNLADPLFYKPAVIDMIIGSDYLPLINKEGVKMKIGNGIEARESEFGWYLSGPAESDTIKTFSTVLITAENTDLCEQLRKFWEIEEIEKPKCRSENDLWCEEFYEKTTYRSHDNKYVVRLPFKKEYPNDIFLGPSRNMAFAQYCRMEKNLMKTPELKQEYENVLREYIELGHMIPTSFEEEKSQKVNHYFLPHHAVVRPDSKTTRVRVVFNASKKTSSGHSLNNILHAGPILQRDLMHILLNWRYYQFVFNGDIQKMYRQIWIHEEDQPYQQILFRTSVEKPISVFKLQTVTFGVNAAPFLAIRTLLELSKDCKTVYPEASKILQEEVYVDDILSGGHSLEETKQKQKELISALESAGFPLKKLTANNRILLENWPREDLLSEEFLKIDDYSCTKTLGIRWNAIQDNFYYTVEPIKINSVATKRQILSSIAKLFDPLGWLGPTIVIAKILMQDIWEEKTGWDENVSPSILTRWTTFSENLQHISEVKIPRWVKFSPQASTQIHGFSDASQKAYCAAIYVRTVNIDGKIESNLLVAKTKVAPIKRTTIPKLELCAALLLTKLIENVTRNFHFPHEIFLWTDSSIVLGWLQKSPQTLKTFVANRISEILSIVRVSQWNHVKSEDNPADLGSRGCIPQNLSSNPLWWHGAPWLSQPVVNWPKPRDFDPVELESKIISSFQITISVDDIICRFSNLNRCLRVISYIFRFFKKCRKMTVENQDFIQTEEIVFVKHRLILLAQQTAFPREIECLIEKRPISRKSSILSVNPFLDNSGLLRVGGRLSNSSLNYDEKHPVILPGKSKLAELIILFTHQILLHSEHHTMLRALRQGYYIPRVKNLIRKCIRNCKTCTIVKHRFQNQIMADLPIERVRFSLPFTYTGVDFAGPFNIRSSPIRNSKILKSYAAVFVCFATKAVHLELCSELSADAFIATFTRFVGRRGLPKTMYSDNGRNFIGASYKLLKEHDKFLKSTEKSLVQKYATHGFSWSFIPPYAPHMGGLWESAVKIMKIHLKKVTTNLSFTYEEFNTVLIKIEGILNSRPLAAMSANPQEINALTPGHFLRGSPIIAEPEITKNIELEKVSLLNRWERLKELHRHFAQRWKHEYITELQRRAKWKTTKNNVQVNDLVIVKDDMLPSTEWRLGRITKVFCGNDNQVRVAEIYTQNGLIRRPIVKLCVLPIENSP, encoded by the coding sequence ATGGCAGCGCGAAGAAAATTCCTTTTTGATTACCAGCAAGTCGTTTCGTTTTGCGACCAGAACGAGAAACTTGACCACAAAACCTCAACAGTTCAGTTTTTAGAAGTTCAGGATCTTGAATTAGATCGAAGATGGACCGCTTTGCTGTCAAGTTAcgaaacatttattttagaGGACGAGAGAGAGCAAATTGATCCCAATGACataaacatcaaaaaatttgaagatgcAAGCAGTAAATACCAAGTTTGCAAGGCAAAAATTCTGTCCTCAATTTGCGAAAGAACAAATCATGCTCATCCGGATCAAAGTGTGGATACGCCACCGAATAGACAATATGTCACATCATTAAAGTTACCTCCGTGTGATACTCCACCATTTGAGGGCGGGTATGCAAAATGGCCAGCGTTCCGTGACATTTTTTCGGCAGTGTTTGGTAATCACCCACATTTGTCTCCCGCGCAAAAATTATATCACCTCCGAGGTAAAACAAGAGGAGAGGCGTATGACATAGTAAAGAAGTTTGAACTGGTAGATTCCAATTTTGAGTTGGCCTGGGAGGCACTCAAAAATAGATACGAAAATAAAAGAATATTAGTAAATCAACAAATGAAAAGGCTTTTTGGAATCACATCCGTTCAAAATGAATCTCCCAAATCCATCAGGTTGGTCCAGAATGCAATTAATGACAGCATAGCAATTTTTAGATCGTACGAAATCGAGGTAGATAACTGGGATCCTGTCTTGATCCACTTGGCGTCTTCGAAAATCTCCGATGAGACCTTAAGGGCATGGGAAGATTCTTTGAATAATCATAAGGAGTTACCTACATGGGAGCAAATGAACAGCTTTCTTTCCAAAAGAATTGAGAAGTTAGAAACCATAATGGATTTTAAAAGGCCAAATAACAAAGATGGACATAATTCAAAATCACAATCATTCCATATGCATTCAGACGGTGACGGaaacaaacaattttgcaagaaatgtaagcaaaatcattttttgacAGCGTGCAAATATTTTAAGTCTTTGTCGCCAAAGCATCGTATCCAATACgttatgaaacaaaaattttgcttgAACTGTCTTTCGCCACATCATTTTAAGCCCGAATGTACGAGTACGAAACTCTGCGCTAAGTGCAATCAAAAGCACCACACATTGCTTCATGTCGAAGCACAGGATAAAGAAACCCATGAAACACAGATTTTTGAAACTCATGACTCCACTCTTCAAGAGGTAGAACATCCAAGATCCTTTACAGATCAAACATTTTTAAGCACATCAAAAACGACGAAGGAAACTTATACACTTTTCACGAAGAAAGATGGAACAACTATTCTCCCCACCGCAATTGTGCATGTGGCACACTGTGGAGAACTTTTTGCAGTCCGAGCACTGCTAGATTCTGGATCCGAAAGGAGTTTTATAACAACTCGAATCCAACAAAAATTAAGAATCCCCCTATATAATCATAACTCCCAAGTATCTGGGCTAGGAGGCACAGTGGTTAGTAGCTCCAAAGGTAAATGTCGACTAAAATTACAAAGCAGATATTCCAACTTTCACATAGGTATAGAAGCAGTGGTTGTTTCTCGTATAGCGCACTTATTACCTTCGCGGCCCATCAAAACAAAACTTCTCGAAGAAGTAAAAACTATGAACCTTGCGGATCCCCTATTTTACAAACCTGCAGTCATCGACATGATTATAGGAAGCGACTATCTTCCGCTAATAAACAAAGAAGgagtaaaaatgaaaattggaaaTGGTATTGAGGCCAGAGAATCAGAATTTGGGTGGTATTTGTCTGGACCTGCTGAATCTGACACCATCAAAACATTCTCGACTGTGTTGATTACTGCAGAAAATACAGATTTATGCGAACAATTgaggaaattttgggaaatcgaGGAAATCGAAAAACCAAAATGTAGATCTGAAAATGATCTGTGGTGCGAAGAATTTTATGAGAAAACCACGTATAGAAGTCATGATAACAAATATGTTGTACGTCTTCCATTTAAGAAGGAGTATCCCAATGATATATTTTTAGGACCTTCGAGGAATATGGCTTTTGCCCAATATTGTAGAATGGAGAAAAACTTAATGAAGACTCCTGAATTGAAGCAGGAGTATGAAAACGTTCTTCGTGAATACATTGAACTTGGTCACATGATCCCCACGTCATTCGAAGAAGAAAAATCCCAAaaagtaaaccactattttttgCCCCACCACGCTGTTGTCCGCCCCGACAGTAAGACCACAAGGGTCCGGGTAGTTTTCAACGCCTCAAAGAAAACATCAAGTGGACACTCTTTAAACAATATTCTTCACGCAGGACCTATATTACAGCGCGATCTAATGCATATTTTGTTGAATTGGCGATattatcaatttgtttttaatgggGACATCCAAAAGATGTACCGCCAAATTTGGATTCACGAAGAAGATCAACCCTaccagcaaattttatttcgtaccTCGGTTGAAAAACCAATCAGTGTATTTAAGTTGCAGACAGTAACATTCGGGGTAAATGCTGCCCCCTTCCTCGCCATCCGTACTTTGCTTGAATTAAGTAAAGATTGCAAGACGGTGTATCCAGAAGCTTCAAAAATTCTACAAGAGGAAGTATATGTCGACGACATATTATCAGGAGGACATTCCCTCGAGgaaactaaacaaaaacaaaaggaacTAATTAGTGCTCTAGAATCCGCgggatttccattaaaaaagctTACGGCTAACAATAGAATTCTTCTCGAAAACTGGCCCCGCGAGGATCTTCTAAgcgaagaatttttaaaaattgatgaCTATAGCTGTACAAAAACCCTTGGCATTCGGTGGAATGCCATCCAAGATAATTTTTACTATACCGTCGAACCAATAAAGATTAATTCAGTAGCGACAAAACGACAGATTTTATCGTCAATTGCAAAACTTTTCGACCCATTGGGTTGGCTGGGGCCAACTATcgttattgctaaaattttaatgcaagaTATATGGGAAGAAAAAACTGGATGGGATGAAAATGTTTCTCCAAGCATTCTAACTAGATGGACAACATTCTCCGAGAATCTACAACATATATCCGAAGTAAAAATACCCAGatgggtaaaattttctccgcaAGCGTCTACGCAGATACATGGGTTCAGCGACGCGTCTCAAAAAGCCTATTGTGCGGCTATTTATGTTCGAACGGTCAatatcgatgggaaaattgaatCAAACTTGCTTGTAGCAAAAACAAAAGTTGCACCTATAAAAAGAACGACAATACCGAAATTAGAATTGTGCGCAGCTCTTCTACTTACGAAATTGATAGAAAATGTAACAAGAAATTTTCACTTTCCACACGAAATATTCTTATGGACTGACTCATCCATTGTTCTGGGATGGTTACAAAAGTCTCCCCAAACCTTGAAAACTTTCGTGGCAAATCGAATAAGTGAAATTCTAAGTATAGTTCGTGTCTCCCAATGGAATCATGTTAAGAGTGAAGACAACCCCGCTGATTTGGGATCACGTGGTTGTATCCCTCAAAATCTTTCTTCAAATCCGCTTTGGTGGCATGGGGCCCCTTGGTTAAGTCAACCTGTAGTAAATTGGCCAAAACCCCGAGATTTTGATCCAGTTGAGTTagaatcaaaaataatttcatcgTTTCAGATAACCATCAGCGTAGATGATATCATTTGCAGATTTTCTAACCTGAATCGTTGCTTGCGAGTAATAAGTTATATTTTTCGTTTCTTCAAGAAATGTCGAAAAATGACTGTGGAGAATCAGGACTTTATACAAACGGAAGAAATAGTCTTCGTCAAACATCGACTTATATTACTCGCCCAACAAACGGCTTTTCCTCGAGAAATTGAATGTCTTATCGAAAAGCGTCCTATATCCAGGAAAAGTAGTATACTTTCAGTAAATCCATTTTTAGATAATTCGGGGTTGTTACGAGTCGGTGGCAGACTATCTAACTCAAGTTTGAACTATGATGAAAAACATCCAgtaattttgcccggaaaatctaAACTTGCTGAACTTATAATCCTATTTACACATCAAATTCTTCTTCATTCAGAACATCATACAATGCTTCGTGCTCTCCGACAGGGATACTACATTCCtcgtgtgaaaaatttgatacgAAAATGTATCCGAAATTGTAAAACCTGCACTATAGTAAAGCACAGGTTTCAAAATCAAATTATGGCTGATTTGCCGATCGAACGAGTCCGCTTTTCTCTGCCATTTACATACACCGGCGTAGATTTTGCGGGACCATTTAACATTCGCTCATCTCCAATTCGAAATTCTAAAATACTTAAAAGTTACGCAGCAGTTTTCGTCTGTTTTGCCACGAAGGCCGTGCATCTTGAACTGTGCTCGGAACTGTCCGCAGACGCATTTATCGCTACGTTTACAAGATTCGTAGGCAGGCGTGGTCTGCCGAAAACGATGTATTCCGATAATGGTCGGAATTTCATTGGAGCCAGCTACAAACTGCTAAAAGAACATGATAAATTTCTGAAGTCAACAGAAAAATCGCTGGTCCAGAAATATGCAACTCATGGCTTTAGCTGGTCCTTCATACCACCTTATGCACCCCATATGGGTGGGCTGTGGGAGTCAGCAGTCAAAATCATGAAGATTCATCTCAAAAAAGTTACGACAAATTTAAGTTTCACATATGAGGAATTCAACACAgtattaataaaaatagaagGAATTCTTAACTCACGCCCACTGGCCGCTATGTCAGCAAATCCTCAAGAAATAAATGCATTAACGCCCGGTCATTTCCTCCGAGGATCTCCAATAATCGCAGAACCAGAAATAACGAAAAACATTGAGTTAGAAAAGGTGTCGTTATTAAATCGATGGGAGCGTCTCAAGGAGTTACATCGACATTTTGCTCAGAGATGGAAACACGAATACATAACAGAGTTGCAACGGCGGGCAAAATGGAAAACGACAAAAAATAACGTCCAAGTAAATGACTTGGTTATAGTTAAAGACGACATGCTACCATCCACGGAATGGCGATTAGGACGAATCACGAAGGTGTTTTGCGGTAATGACAACCAAGTTCGAGTTGCAGAAATATATACGCAAAATGGATTAATACGACGTCCAATTGTTAAATTATGCGTTCTACCAATTGAAAATTCGCCATAG